A window of the Bradyrhizobium diazoefficiens genome harbors these coding sequences:
- a CDS encoding adenylate/guanylate cyclase domain-containing protein → MNASDNIAATPLSDDVVDWLTNGTRDQRFIDNIFAEMCIRLQQAGVPLKRSTLHVRIQHPQWLGARIMWSDGMREAEIGRVDFDVMGRPEYIGSPANEMFDGATEVREKLERDPALGRKHALYDEMRAMGLTDYVAWPLYHTLGKRHLITFATDRPGGFDDAHIAALKKVLPVLALVSEIRVKNRLARTLLETYVGAHAGELILAGATRRGTGTTVRAAIMICDLRDFTKISDNWPRDDVIDLLNDYFDAMSDPITRHGGEILKFIGDGLLAIFPLSQPNACANLLRAVTEARQAMAALNQRNNSTGRAPLNYGIGVHVGDVMYGNIGSTSRLDFTVIGPAVNMASRLEALTKQIGKPVLLSRDFAELVTPEFELERVGQHAVRGFSEPIELFAFPPGAGT, encoded by the coding sequence ATGAACGCGTCAGACAATATTGCCGCCACGCCACTGTCCGACGACGTCGTCGATTGGCTAACCAACGGCACCCGCGACCAGCGCTTCATCGACAACATTTTTGCCGAGATGTGCATCCGCCTGCAGCAGGCGGGGGTTCCACTCAAGCGGTCGACGCTTCACGTCCGCATCCAGCATCCGCAATGGCTGGGGGCCCGTATCATGTGGTCCGACGGCATGCGTGAGGCCGAGATCGGGCGGGTCGATTTCGATGTCATGGGACGCCCCGAATATATCGGCAGTCCCGCCAACGAGATGTTCGACGGTGCAACCGAAGTGCGCGAGAAGCTGGAGCGGGATCCCGCGCTCGGCCGCAAGCATGCGCTTTATGACGAGATGCGGGCGATGGGCCTGACCGATTATGTCGCCTGGCCGCTCTACCACACCCTCGGCAAGCGTCATCTCATCACCTTCGCGACCGACCGCCCCGGCGGCTTCGACGATGCGCACATCGCGGCGCTGAAGAAAGTGTTGCCGGTGCTGGCGCTGGTCAGCGAGATCCGCGTCAAGAATCGCCTGGCGCGCACGCTGCTCGAGACCTATGTCGGCGCCCATGCCGGCGAGCTGATCCTCGCCGGCGCCACGCGTCGCGGCACCGGCACGACGGTGCGCGCCGCGATCATGATCTGCGACCTGCGCGATTTTACGAAAATCTCCGACAACTGGCCGCGCGACGACGTCATCGATCTCCTCAACGATTATTTCGACGCGATGTCCGATCCGATCACGCGGCATGGCGGCGAGATCCTGAAATTCATCGGCGACGGCCTGCTGGCGATCTTTCCGCTTAGCCAGCCCAACGCCTGTGCCAATCTGCTGCGCGCGGTGACCGAGGCCAGGCAGGCCATGGCCGCGCTGAACCAGCGGAACAACAGCACGGGCCGTGCGCCGCTGAATTACGGCATCGGCGTCCATGTCGGCGACGTCATGTACGGCAATATCGGATCGACCAGCCGGCTCGACTTCACCGTGATCGGTCCCGCCGTCAACATGGCCTCGCGGCTCGAGGCGCTCACCAAGCAGATTGGCAAGCCGGTGCTGCTGTCGCGCGATTTTGCCGAGCTGGTGACGCCGGAGTTCGAGCTCGAGCGGGTCGGCCAGCACGCCGTGCGCGGTTTCAGCGAGCCGATCGAGCTGTTTGCGTTTCCGCCGGGCGCGGGGACGTAA
- a CDS encoding HutD/Ves family protein codes for MKTTLLKSEDYTRSPWKNGGGIFTDIADAHRPGAAVKDWDSLLWRFASTPIVAPGPFSHMPGIDRLQMVVGGRGLVLKSPTQEFDEREPFTTVRFTGEMAIVTALEAGPVEVVNLMARRGAAEIGLEALKKPGEWALPAGTHLVYAARGDCGIRLDGADFAISHENTLKVELTATSTLALVSGLAVLGSIKIVG; via the coding sequence ATGAAAACCACGCTGCTGAAATCCGAAGACTACACCCGCTCGCCCTGGAAGAACGGCGGCGGCATCTTTACCGATATCGCGGATGCGCATCGGCCGGGCGCGGCGGTGAAGGACTGGGACAGCCTGCTGTGGCGCTTCGCTTCCACGCCGATCGTGGCGCCCGGGCCGTTCTCCCACATGCCCGGCATCGACCGCCTGCAGATGGTGGTCGGTGGGCGCGGGCTGGTGCTGAAATCGCCCACGCAGGAGTTCGACGAGCGCGAGCCGTTCACGACCGTGCGCTTCACCGGTGAGATGGCGATCGTGACCGCGCTCGAGGCCGGTCCAGTCGAGGTTGTCAATCTGATGGCGCGGCGCGGTGCGGCGGAGATCGGGTTGGAGGCGCTCAAGAAGCCCGGCGAGTGGGCACTGCCCGCTGGCACGCATCTCGTTTACGCGGCGCGCGGCGACTGCGGCATCCGTCTCGACGGAGCGGATTTTGCGATTTCGCACGAAAACACGTTGAAGGTCGAATTGACCGCGACCTCGACGCTCGCGCTCGTTTCGGGGTTGGCCGTGCTGGGGTCGATCAAAATCGTGGGCTGA
- a CDS encoding adenylate/guanylate cyclase domain-containing protein: MPKFLRIGLHQSNVSGYTSKAWCVRRVGSAVFLKWGAVEVQGAGNGRKVYWRRLPQEKTIRCGTAQRAQDYTKSAIARRRSHDYEPLTGAIAPQRKSANNSADLKQALATILIVDIVGSTAKAAKLGDARWTKVMGLYYAAVRKELKSARGKEVVTTGDGVLATFKAPAAGINCATAIREAVRTLGLDIRVGLHAGEYTISGGEMVGLAFHICTRVAAKARAGEVLVSRAVKDLLLTQSTIRLRDHGSHQLKGVPARWRLYRVEG, translated from the coding sequence ATGCCCAAATTTCTTCGCATCGGCCTGCATCAGTCGAACGTGTCGGGATACACCTCAAAAGCGTGGTGCGTGCGGCGGGTCGGCTCGGCGGTGTTCCTGAAATGGGGCGCCGTGGAGGTGCAGGGCGCCGGCAACGGACGCAAGGTCTACTGGAGGCGTCTGCCGCAAGAGAAGACGATCCGCTGCGGCACAGCGCAGCGCGCCCAGGACTATACCAAATCCGCGATCGCGCGGCGGCGCAGCCATGATTATGAGCCGCTGACTGGCGCCATCGCGCCCCAGCGCAAATCCGCCAACAACAGCGCCGACCTCAAGCAGGCGCTCGCCACGATCCTGATCGTCGACATCGTCGGCTCCACGGCAAAAGCCGCAAAGCTCGGCGATGCGCGCTGGACCAAGGTGATGGGCCTCTATTACGCGGCGGTCCGCAAAGAGCTGAAGTCCGCGCGCGGCAAGGAGGTCGTGACGACGGGCGACGGCGTGCTCGCCACCTTCAAGGCGCCGGCCGCCGGCATCAATTGCGCGACCGCGATTCGAGAGGCCGTGCGCACGCTCGGCCTCGATATCAGGGTTGGCTTACACGCCGGCGAATACACGATCAGCGGCGGCGAGATGGTCGGCCTTGCCTTCCACATCTGCACCCGCGTCGCGGCAAAAGCCCGCGCCGGCGAAGTTCTGGTCTCGCGTGCGGTGAAGGATTTGCTCCTGACGCAGTCCACCATCCGCCTGAGGGATCACGGCAGTCACCAGCTCAAGGGTGTGCCGGCGCGCTGGCGGCTCTATCGGGTTGAGGGTTAG